Genomic DNA from Calditrichota bacterium:
GCCAGTACCCCTTTCCCGGTTCCAGCTTGATGTCGGCTACTCCCGACCCCACCTCGTTCAGCCACAGTCCGTCGTACTGCGTTCCCGTTCTGTCGACCAGCCAGGCAATGTCATAGTCCTTGCCGTTCCAGGCCATGATGCGGTCGGCCTGGCGCATGTTGGAGGCACCCACCACAACCCCATTCTCCCTCAGCCCGGTCTCGTGGAGGTCAACGACAGTGGGAAAGCAGGTGCCAATGAGATTGTATCCCGGACTGAGCGTAATCACCCGCACCGAGTCGGTACAGACTTCCCCCAGGAAAGTGAGGTCGACTGCAGGATGCCCTTGCCGGATTTCTACCCAGAAGCCCTCGCCGGCACGCAGCTTCATCTTGCTCAGGGCCCCGCCAGACTGGGAGAACCACTTGCCATCGTAAGGGGTGCCGGTGCCACCGGCCAACCACGCAACCTCATAGCCGCTGCCTGTCCATTTCAGCACACGATCGGCCTGGGTGGCGTTCGGTCCCCCGGTGAGCCGCGTTCCAAGGATCTCGCCCAAGGACGAGTCGGCCGGGATCAGAGGAAGGGAGACCAAATTGAGGCCCGGGTTCAGCCGGTGCCGCATCTTACCGATGCGGCCGACAGCTTCTTTGGCACCCGCAGGGCGCTTGGCCTTTATGACGTAGAAGCGGTCCCCCTCGTCCGAGGCGGCGCCCACGTCCGTCCACTCCGTGCCGCGAATAGAGGCAACGGGGTCCTGTGGTTCAAAGTAAGGCGAGTCTCCTCGATACACGTAGTATGCCTCAGCACGCGGCACTTCCTTCCACCGCAAGTTGAGGTCGCCACCCACTGTGCTGGCCCGTGGCTGCAGGTCCGGCGGATTGCTGGTGCAGCGCACCATCACCGCATACATGCTGCCCGTGCCTGAAGTACTTCCGTTCGGGCCAAGAGTGACCGTTTCCCCGGGAGCATATGTCCGCTGTGAGCTCCATATGCGAAAGTCACTGCAACCAGGATCGGTCACTCCCACCCGGTCACCCGTCTGCACAAAGCCAGTAGTCAGCCACGACGGCACAGGTACACGTGCGTCGTGCACCACGTAAACGGTCACCGAGTCGCCAGCCACAAACGACACGGCGAGATCGCTATTGGTCTTGTCGTTGTTGAGTGTCTTGATCCACAGCAGGCCTTCATAGCCCTGAGGAATGCTTGTCACGCGGTAGTCGCGGTCGGCGTAGTAGGGATCACCGACGCCGACATAAGCGGGGACGTACGTGCTCGGCGTGATGGAGTGAACCACTCCTTCGCCAGTAATCGCCGCCACCTGGATGTAGACGAAGGTCATCGAGGTCTGCCCCTGGTCGTCAGTCACATAGAGGCGTGGCTCGTACCCTCCGTCCTCGACGTACGTGTGGGTGACCACCGGCGACCAGGAGCTGTCCCCGTCGCCAAATTCCCACAAATAGGACACGATGCGCCCGTCCAAATCGTACGAAGCGGAACCATCGAAGGTCACCGTGAGCGGCATGGTGCCAGAAGTGGGTGTTGCCTGGATCACCGGCATGGGCGCGTTGCCCCTGCCCTCTATCACCGGAATCTCCCCCAGAATGCGATGGAACAGACTACCACGCTTGTCCATCCACACCACGTGCGCGCAGTTTTGACCGGCAGCTACTGCGGGGTGGCCGCATCCGGTGGGAGCGCCTGGGTCGATGAGCTGCGCCTGGCCCCACCCGGTTGTAGGATCATAAACGTTGTAAATCACCCGGTCAGTGTCGGTAAAGAGCGTCTTGTCCCCCTGGTGACTGACCACGTAGATGCGACCCTGCCCGTCTATGGCTATGCGAGGATAATGGCTGCCGTACACCTGGCTCCATTCCAAACCTGGCACGCGCTGACGCTGCCAATTGTTTGAGCCCACCCGTTTGGCAACCCAAGCAGCCCTGTCCCAATAGCTCACATAGGGGGTGCCATCCGGGTGCACGGCAATGAACAGACCCTCACCGATCTTCTCCTCGGAATTGTCGATGTTCTCGACCCCTTGCCAGGACCCCGCGCGAAAGAGGCGATAGAGGGGATCATAATCTTCGCCCATGTTGTCCCATCGCCAGAGGAGGTGGACGTCGCCAGCCGGTCCAGAAGCAATGTCGCAATAAGCATGTATGCGGTCGGTAACCGTGTAGTACACAAGCACTGAATCGCCAAAGGTAGTGGCATCGGCGGTTTTCATGCGATAGAACGGTGCTTCGCTGCCAAGGTACTTGCCGCGATAAATTACCCAGAGATTGTCGTATGTATCTGCGGTGATGGCGAACTTTTCGGCAGTTGCCACATAGACAGGTGGGGACCAACTCTCACCAAGACGCGCCGCGTACTTGACCTTCCCATCTGCGTACCATGCCACGTGGGGTAGCCCGCGACTATCCACAGCGACGTCCAGGGAGTTGTGGCAGCGTGCCCAGGCACCTCCGCTCCCAGGGATGCGCTCCGGTTCACTCCAACTTGTGAGATTGAAGCGCATGTAGTAGACTCCCTCGGAACCCAAGAAGACCAGGTGGGCACGTCCATACTTGTCGACCGCCATCGCAGGGAACCTGCCGTCCACACCCAGGGGCAGCGGGTGCCCGGCCTGTGTGCCGGCATAGAGCGTGAGGCTCTTGCTCTTGGTTTGACCGGCGTAGTCGACCCTCATCCGCAAGTGGTAAGTCCCGGGCATGCTGAAGGTGACGGTCCCAGACCGTCCAGTGCCCAACGCCACGTTCTCTGGCCCCCCTACTCTGTCGTAGAACCAGCTGTACGCCGAAGGATCGGTGATGAGTTGACCCTCGCTGTCGTAAGCCTCCCCTTCATAGGCAATCGCCTGTCCCAAATCGAAGCGGTTCTGCGTGGGCTGGGTAATCACCAGAGAGAGCTTGTTGCTCACCGAGGCAAAAAAGTCCAACATCCAGCCATCGCCAGGATTAGCCTCAGTGCCATCACCGGTGAGCGTGAAGTTGAACGGGTAGTACTGAATCCACGCGCTGTGCCAGAACCAGTAATTCCCATTCTCGCGCTCCAGCACCGCCTCGCTGGTAATCTGCTGCTTCAAATCCTCGGTGTAAACGCCATTCGATCCACGGTTCAGTTGCTCATTGTTCACCTGCGGCCTATTGCCCGACATGTGCGGCTGCGGGTGTCCGTGCGTGTAGCAAATATCAGCAGTCGGGATGTCGATGATTCCCTCGTCGGACATCGGGCTTATGCCGCAGAGCCTTTGTGGGTCGACCGCATGCACCGTGTCCACCAACGCCTTTGCCAGCGGCACGCGGTCAGCGGGCCTTTTGGCTGTGGAAAAGACCTCCGGGTATTGATAGCCGCCGTGTCCGTACTCGTTGGCGA
This window encodes:
- a CDS encoding PKD domain-containing protein — translated: MSVQGTRFLLDDKPFEMWGIRVVNALWDDQQTQELLTAMSQYRAYGINTIGINLQGGSPGFEIDANGKWYSNSAFRPDGSLKPEYMERLRAILERARELDMVVNVGYFYQRQCRKKALTPNLDRDHWDSPAAIYRAVRNATEWLRPYRHVFLDIANEYGHGGYQYPEVFSTAKRPADRVPLAKALVDTVHAVDPQRLCGISPMSDEGIIDIPTADICYTHGHPQPHMSGNRPQVNNEQLNRGSNGVYTEDLKQQITSEAVLERENGNYWFWHSAWIQYYPFNFTLTGDGTEANPGDGWMLDFFASVSNKLSLVITQPTQNRFDLGQAIAYEGEAYDSEGQLITDPSAYSWFYDRVGGPENVALGTGRSGTVTFSMPGTYHLRMRVDYAGQTKSKSLTLYAGTQAGHPLPLGVDGRFPAMAVDKYGRAHLVFLGSEGVYYMRFNLTSWSEPERIPGSGGAWARCHNSLDVAVDSRGLPHVAWYADGKVKYAARLGESWSPPVYVATAEKFAITADTYDNLWVIYRGKYLGSEAPFYRMKTADATTFGDSVLVYYTVTDRIHAYCDIASGPAGDVHLLWRWDNMGEDYDPLYRLFRAGSWQGVENIDNSEEKIGEGLFIAVHPDGTPYVSYWDRAAWVAKRVGSNNWQRQRVPGLEWSQVYGSHYPRIAIDGQGRIYVVSHQGDKTLFTDTDRVIYNVYDPTTGWGQAQLIDPGAPTGCGHPAVAAGQNCAHVVWMDKRGSLFHRILGEIPVIEGRGNAPMPVIQATPTSGTMPLTVTFDGSASYDLDGRIVSYLWEFGDGDSSWSPVVTHTYVEDGGYEPRLYVTDDQGQTSMTFVYIQVAAITGEGVVHSITPSTYVPAYVGVGDPYYADRDYRVTSIPQGYEGLLWIKTLNNDKTNSDLAVSFVAGDSVTVYVVHDARVPVPSWLTTGFVQTGDRVGVTDPGCSDFRIWSSQRTYAPGETVTLGPNGSTSGTGSMYAVMVRCTSNPPDLQPRASTVGGDLNLRWKEVPRAEAYYVYRGDSPYFEPQDPVASIRGTEWTDVGAASDEGDRFYVIKAKRPAGAKEAVGRIGKMRHRLNPGLNLVSLPLIPADSSLGEILGTRLTGGPNATQADRVLKWTGSGYEVAWLAGGTGTPYDGKWFSQSGGALSKMKLRAGEGFWVEIRQGHPAVDLTFLGEVCTDSVRVITLSPGYNLIGTCFPTVVDLHETGLRENGVVVGASNMRQADRIMAWNGKDYDIAWLVDRTGTQYDGLWLNEVGSGVADIKLEPGKGYWLHIRNSQGSKVWMFPNPAR